The sequence below is a genomic window from Draconibacterium halophilum.
GGCCAACCCCCGTAGTAAGCGCCATTTCAGCCTTTTTAATTTGAACCCGCCCACCATTGAGTTGTACAAAGAGGTTGGATTGAAAAGCCTGTATATACTGCTTTTTACGTAAATCGACATAGGTATTAAAGTTCCTTTGCCCAATTACTTTGGGGAGTCCCGTGTTCTGCATGTACAATACAAGTCCGCTTCCAAGTAGTTGAAGAATTATTTTGCTTTCAATCTTTTTATGCTCGGCAAGGTTTACGGCAATCGATTGGTCAACTACAACCTTAAAATCTTTTAGCACTTTTAATTTTACTCCGGTGAGTAATGAATCATTAAATTCTACCTTAATAAAGAATTGTTCTTTCTTGCTGGCGTCTGAAAACTCAATTCCAATTTCGCCTTCTCCAGATGTGGAAGCCAGTTCGATCGTGTAGGTGGCAAAAGGATTAAAACCTCCGAACCATATTCCTGTTTGGGTTTCTTTATCAGACTTAATAAGCAGTTTGTCTTCATGAATACTAACATCAGCATGTTCTGTAGAATAATTACTTACAGGATGCATCGCAGATAATCCAACAATATTTGCAGGCTCTAGTTTTGCTAACGGAATGGATTGATCTTCATCAAATATCATTCGTTGCACACCTTGTCTTATAAAGTTTATCTTATCAGGTGAAGGCTGACTTAAAGCAGCATGGTTTACCGCAGTTGCAAGAAGAAGTATGGAAAGAAAGACGTAGTTCATGATTTTCATGGGCAATGTTTTTTTACTTCATAAGAGTGTGTTATTATGGTTGCTGACGTATGTGTATTACTCTTATTTCGCTTATAGCTATAATTGATATAATATCTTTTAATTCAATGATTATCAATTAAATATTCGTTTGTAATTATTTATAAGTGTTTGTAAATGTTACCAACGGATAATAAATTTTTTCCGGGCGGCTCTGCCCCGCTGAATCTTCTTCCTGTGTCGCCGGGTGAAAAGGAAAGATAAAAGTAAAAATAAATACTATGTAAAACAAAGCAGGTGAATAAAATTGGATAAATACTTTTAGGAGAAAAGGGCTGACGATTGACCTCTGGCTAGTGATACCCTCACTCGGTCCGAGTGAGGGTATCACTGGTTCTTGACGGCTTTAACCGAATACACCAAAGGAAACTTATTTTCCAGCCCTTTAATTTTGTATTTCCCTTCTTGAACCTCAACTAAATTTTCGAGGCAATCGTAGGGTGAATAGTTATATTCTTTAAAGTCGGTAAGTGTGAGTCCGGCTTTTATCAACGAGTTGATAACGGTGCTGAGTCCGTGGTTCCAGCAAACCGACTTCCCCTTTATCGGCGCATCACTATCGGTATAGGTGCCTTCCAGTTCTTCTACAATCGCTTCCGATTCCATATAGTCAAACTCCACCCGTTTAAAATCGTAGCTAAACATCCAAACAATGGGATGAAACTCCACGAACACCAGTTGCCCCCGGGTTTTAAAAAGTGCTCAATCATTGTTGCCCACTTTTTCATGTCGGGCAACCAGCCAATTACGCCGTACGACGTATATACGATATCAAACTTTTCATTCAGCACTTCCGACAATTTGTAAACATCGCTTTGAATAAACCGTGCGTCGGTACCAAGCTGTTCGTTTAGTTGCCGCGCCTTTTCAATAGCTTTTTCCGAAAAATCAACTCCTGTTGCCTGGGCGCCGTGTCGAGCCAGCGAAATAGTGTCTTGTCCAAAATGACATTGCAGGTGAAGGATCTTTTTTCCCTCGATATTTCCCAACAATTCAAGTTCAATGGGATTTAATGAATCTTTGCCTTTTATGAAGGCGTTAACATCGTAAAAATCCGATTTATAATGAATGTCCGTTTTATTGTCCCAAAGTTTTTTATTGATGTTGATGTAATCCATGTTATTGCGATTGTGTGTTGTTAATAGCCCTGCGAAGAAGCTTTTCAATTAATCGCTAAGATAGAATATTATTTTATCCGCTTTTCTCTCTTTTTACGAAATACCATCCACCAAAGAAAGAATCCGCTGATGATTACCAGCATAAGACAGATGCCGGCCAGCGGTACAAACAGAATATAAAAGCTACCTACGAGGTGCTCGAAAATACGCCCCGTGTGTATTTCCAGTGCTACATTCCATAACGACATCGGCGCGGCTTTTCGTATTTCATCGGGCATGGCGCTAAACGTACTTTTTTCGTTTTGCGCATTTAGTTCGATAGCACCACCGCTGTAATCGAACCACCAGCTACGCTTGTTACTTTGTACAAATCCGGCAACGGTGTTTGCGCCAATTGGGTTTACCATTCCTTGCGGGGCGCGGTATGGCTGGCCGCTAAAAAAGTCGGCTGCCATTCCTGTTTGCGGATTCCACACATACATCCCGCTAAACGATCCCACCATAAGAAAATCTGCTCCAAGTGGCTCAAGCACATTACAGCCCATAACACTAACCGGTGGTTGCGATGGGGCAAGAGTAAGTTTTTTACTCAGACTTTCTTCTGCAAAATAAAACCCATCGGTAGTGGAAAAGATATAACGCTGGTTGGCCGCATCCCAGTGTATACGCCTCAGTTTGTCGAACCACGGATTTGGGCTGTCGAGATGCGTGCCCGGAATAATACCAACCTGTTTGCTCGCAATGGCAATTAACAATGGTGGCCGCAGGTGCATCCCCGAAAATGTATTGATCAGCAGAAATAGGGCAAAAACATAGCCCACCACATTGTGCCAGTGCAGGTTTTGCTTTTTTGTTTTCACCAGCTTGTTGATAGAAGCATTCTTAACCTTATCTCCGGAAGATTTGTTACTCCGGTTACCCCCTTGAGGGGGAAGGGGTGATCTTTTCCCGTCTGCTCCTGAATTCTTTTCTTCCTGCGTTTAATAATTTTCGGAAAGAAAAAATGCAGCAACCCGGTTATCGAGAGCAGAATGGTTACCAGTCCCAGCAAATCGACAAACAGTTTTCCGGCCAGTCCGAATAACTCTCCGCTGTGTAATTCCCAAAAGGTATTGAATAAACCGGTTTTACGTTCGTAATTTACCGGCTCGGGTAATTGTATTTTTTTGAAGTTTTGCCCGTCGGTACTTTCCAGCAAATAATTACGTGTGAGCACCAACAGTTTATTGTCTTTGATTTCCAGGTCGGCAATACGTTTTTTTTCTACCGGAATTTCCAGTTTTTGCCAGCTGTCATTTACGTCACTTCGTTTGTATAATCCCATATGCGTTCCGGCAAAAAGTATGTCCTTATACTGAACGATGGAATAGATTTTTCGGTTGTCGATTCCTTTCGGAAATCCCTGGTTATAATCATCAAATGTTTTAAGCTCATCATCCGATTTCCAAACACCGATATTCCCAAACATTAAAACAGTATCATCCAGATGGATAGAACCGCGAACTGCTGCCAGGTTCCAGTTTTTGTAGTGATAGTTTTTGGGCAGCAGATTGCTCGAAACATCTACACCGGAAAACAACTGCCGGTGGTTCATCACAATTCCCGATGCAGCAAAGAGTAGGGCAATAAAGGCAATAACAATTGCCGGCCATTTATGTAGTTTTTTGAATGTTTTTATCAGTCTTTTACGGGCCATTTTGTTGTTTTTGTTCCGCAAATATGTTTAACATTTGTAAATCATATTGTAACAATTGGTACAAAATGGGAAACATAATTGATGTTGCACCACTTCTCCAACTCCCGCGGATTTATGGTGCAAACGAGGGGTAGGTTAGAAATTCGTGGATAGTTAATTTTATTTTATAAACGAAGGCGTAACCGAAAGCATTACATAACCCCAGTAATGAGTAGCCGAACTGTCGCCAACTTTTAAAATCTCCATCGAATCGCCTGCAAACATTGATGAGAATCCAAACGAAATATTTGCCATAGGATTTACCGCCCACGACAAGGAAAGATCCAGTTCGGTTCCAAGATATTTGTCAGCATCGGCAGCAATATCTGCAGCTGCCGCAAAATAATGCAAGTGCGCATTAAACCCAATTTTATCTTTGCTGTATTTGTATTTCAAATACAAGTCGTTAAGACCAACCGATCCCATGTGGTTACCCACAAAAAAATAGTCCATAAAACCATTGAATTTGTGGTTGGTTCCGTAAAATGGAGTAAAGGATTTATAATCCGATTCGCCGAAATCAGTTCCTGAAAGGTGCTCGAAACCCAGCGTAAAAGCATCCATCGAAGCTTCGGCCAGAAAGTTTAATGCAGAAATGTCGCGGCCGGAAATATGTTCACCGGTTTGATAATACAGGTTTGAAGCCACTTTTACCCCTCCAATATTACCGGAAACACGGCCTCCAATTGTCTGGCTGAATTTTGTTTTTTGCTCACCATTTTCCAAAGTTGGTATGCCGTTGTTTAGCAAAAGCAAACTTAATGAAGCCTTCTCCCACGAGTTGTTAAACCACACAAACTGCATATCTTTATAGGCATCCGGTCCGTCGTAATCGCTGTTGGTTAAGTCGCCGTTCTCGTGATGTGCAATACCAAAATGCAGTTTAATGTCTTCTTCATATTTAAACAATGCCACATCGTGCGAGCGTGCCTGATGTGCCCAGCCCACATTTCCTAAAATACGCGAGTCGTCGTATACCAATTCCTGTCTTCCGGCTTTCAGTGAAAACTCCGGAGAGAAAAGTACCTCTGCCCAGGCCTGGTGAACGGATACTGCATAATCTTCGTTGCTAACCAGCTGTGGCTGATTTCCCCAACGGCGTACATCCTGAAGCACCAGGCCGGTTTTTATAAATTCGTTTGAGAAACCGGCATTTAAGCGGGTGCGTTGTGCCGTTATTGTTGAAGCATCCTGATCTTCAAAAGCCAAATTTTTATAACCGTGGCTCATTTCTGTTCGTGGTCTGAATTCCCCCGATAACGTGAATTGTGCTTTTGAAAATTGGGCAATAAAAACACCCAATACGATCAATCCGATGTATTTAAATCTTTTCATCTTAGTAAGCTTGTGTTGTTTTTGAACTATTTTTTGTGGAAGTGAGAATTCACCGGATGACACTATTTAACGAATTTAGCGTCATCCGGAGAATACTGCAGGCCATTAGTCCTGCAAAGATGTAGTCATATCGTACCCTTTTTCGCGCTTTTCTGCCTCTTTATCCCATTCGGGAACAACAGTTTTTAAAAATTCTTGTTTTTCCGACTTTAGTTTGTCCATATCCAGACCAATAAATTCCTGAGCTTTTGCTTTGGTCGAGATATCGGGGTAGGGCACTTCCTCGTTAAACCCAAGTTCGGCTAACAAACGGGCCAGTTTTATGCGGGTTTCCTGTGCAATGGTAATTGCTGTGCTGATTACTCTTCCCGTTTCAAGAGGCGAGTGGAACGAACCACCATGGCTGGCAGCTGCATAATCCCAGCGCCATTGCGAGTGGCGAATACCTTGCAAAATAGCTGTCATCTGTTCGTCGTTAGCTCCCAGATCCCATGCTTTTTTAGCTTCAACATGAGCTCTAACGATCAGCTCTTCCAGCTTGTCGCGGTTTTCAATAATTTTATCCTGACGTTCGTATACGTTGGCCATTAAAGTGCCTGCTTCTTCGCGGTGGCAAACCTGGCACGAGTTGGCAATATTATTCAGTGGCGACTGCATTTTATGATCGGTAAATTTTTGACCACCCTCACTTTTGTAAGGCATGTGGCAGTCGGCACATGAAACACCGCGTTGTGCATGAATTCCGGTCATATAAATTTCGTATCCCGGGTGTTGTGCTTTCAACATTGGAGCTTTACTCAATGCATGTGTCCAGTCCGAGAACTCCATGTTGTCATAATATTCTTCCATGGCCTCGGCAGAAAAACCATTATCCCACGGAAAGGTGAGGTAGTTGGCTCCGGGCGCTGTTTCTTTATTGAAATAATATTCCACATGACACTGCGCGCACACCAAACTGCGCATCTCCTGATGGCTTGCTTTGGTAATGTCTTTTCCCATTCTTTCAAAGGCTTCTATCAGTGCCGGGCGCGAGATTCTTAAATTCATCGTCTCTGCATCGTGACAATCAGCACATCCAATCGGATTCACCACTTCTGCTCCCAACTCGGCCCATTTTCCGGTATAAAATTGTTTCACCCCAATTTCGTTCATTAGGCGCGGAACATCGGGGCTTTTACACGTCATACATGTCGATGGCATCGGCCCATCTTTTGGTCCTTCGGGAGCGCCGGTTCGTAAGGTGTTGCGTAGGTCGGTAACGGCATAATAGTGTCCGCGGCCCTGGTTGTAATCTTTTGAAAAACCATATCCGGCCCACAGAACAACCATACGTGGATCAACTTCCAGCATATCAATCATGGCATTGCCATTATATTTTGTTCTGAAAGATGTATCGGCAGTTCCGTAATACGATTGATATTCGCGCGGGTAATTTTCGCCCCACACTTCGTTTCGTGGATCAAACTGGTCGATATCGGTTTTTGGAACATTCACATAAGCTGCTTCGGTTCGTCGTTCCAGAATTGATGAAGCTAGCAGTCCGAGGAGAAATACCACAACTATAGTTGCAAGAAAAATTCCCCAGTTGAGTAAAGGATGGCGTTTTGATTTTGTAGTCATAAGAATTATTTTTAGTTGTTTTTTATATACGATTCTAACCAGTCGGGAACAGGACTTTCAGGTAGCGGCACCCGAGCATTGGGTACGCTCGACAAACTGTTTACCCGGCCATGTGGTATCTCTCGATGACACTCCCAGCAAGGGCGGTCCTGCATATGTGCAGTATGGTTGTGAACCGATGAGGCAAGTTTAGGATCGGTAATTTGTTGCTTATGACAACGTATACAGTTATTATGCACTACTTTTTGTCCCGCTTCGTGAATAAAAATTACCTGAGGTTCTTTGCGCAAAGTAAATATGGTAGCATGGCGTAAGCCGTCTTTTGCCTTAAAATAGTATTTATTAAATACATTATTATGCGGTACGTGGCAGTCGTTACAATGAGCCACCTCGCGATGCGAACTGTGGTTCCAGGTGGCATATTGCGGAGCCATTATGTGGCAGTTGGTGCATGTTGCAGGATTGTCTGAAAGATAGGAATGTGCTTTTGAAATATAAAAGATAAAAATGATGAGACCAACAAAAATACTTGTTATTATTAATACTGGTAATCTCCATTTCGCAGGTGGTAAAAGTCTCCTTAGCATAGCCATAAATTCGGTTTATTCTGAGAGCAAATATCAAATAAGTGTGTACCAAATTTTGTAACAGTTGTTACAAAATCACACAATTATTATTTTGTTAGATACTATTTTGTAATGATTTTAAATAAGACAAGTGCAATGTGTTTTAGCATAAATCGTTAGTTGAGTTTGGACGGGCTTCTGTTTTGTAAATTGTCTGGCAATTTTGCAAAACATGACAATTCTGGTTGTATACAACCCTCAAATTCATACTTTTGTTGGCTTCGAAAATTAAACCAAGATGCAAAAGAATCTATTTTTAGGAGTTGAAGCTATTGGGCAGGGAGCCATCGATGGTGGAATCTCAGGGGTTTATGCCTATCCCGGAACTCCTTCAACAGAAATAACTGAATTTATTCAGGAGAGTGAACAGGCAGTAGAAAAAGGTATTCGCAGTAAATGGTCGGCCAACGAAAAAACAGCTTACGAAGCCGCTTTGGGTATGTCGTATGCCGGAAAACGTTGCATGGTTTGTATGAAACATGTGGGGTTAAATGTGGCCGCCGATGCGTTTATTAACTCGGCAATTACCGGAATAAACGGAGGCATGGTTCTTACCGTTGCCGATGATCCTTCGATGCACTCGTCGCAAAACGAGCAGGACTCGCGTTTCTATGGTAAATTTGCCATGATACCGATTCTGGAACCCAGCAATCAGCAGGAAGCTTACGACATGGTGCGTGAAGGATTTGAGCTTTCCGAAAAGCTGGAAGTTCCGGTGATGGTGCGTATTACAACCCGTTTGGCACATTCGCGTGCTGGAGTTATTCGCAGCGAAGTTCTGGCTGAAAACGATATGGTTTTACCATCGGATCCAAGTCAGTTTGTGTTGTTGCCGGCGATTGCCCGACGAAGATACAAAGGACTGCTTGAAAAACAGGAGCTGTTTGAGAAGACAGCCAAAAAATCGAAATATAACACATACACCAAAGGCGAAGACAAAAGTTTTGGAATTATTGCCTGTGGAATCGCATACAATTACCTCAAAGAAAATTATCCGAAAGACGATTGTCC
It includes:
- a CDS encoding alginate export family protein, whose product is MKRFKYIGLIVLGVFIAQFSKAQFTLSGEFRPRTEMSHGYKNLAFEDQDASTITAQRTRLNAGFSNEFIKTGLVLQDVRRWGNQPQLVSNEDYAVSVHQAWAEVLFSPEFSLKAGRQELVYDDSRILGNVGWAHQARSHDVALFKYEEDIKLHFGIAHHENGDLTNSDYDGPDAYKDMQFVWFNNSWEKASLSLLLLNNGIPTLENGEQKTKFSQTIGGRVSGNIGGVKVASNLYYQTGEHISGRDISALNFLAEASMDAFTLGFEHLSGTDFGESDYKSFTPFYGTNHKFNGFMDYFFVGNHMGSVGLNDLYLKYKYSKDKIGFNAHLHYFAAAADIAADADKYLGTELDLSLSWAVNPMANISFGFSSMFAGDSMEILKVGDSSATHYWGYVMLSVTPSFIK
- the nrfA gene encoding ammonia-forming cytochrome c nitrite reductase, which encodes MTTKSKRHPLLNWGIFLATIVVVFLLGLLASSILERRTEAAYVNVPKTDIDQFDPRNEVWGENYPREYQSYYGTADTSFRTKYNGNAMIDMLEVDPRMVVLWAGYGFSKDYNQGRGHYYAVTDLRNTLRTGAPEGPKDGPMPSTCMTCKSPDVPRLMNEIGVKQFYTGKWAELGAEVVNPIGCADCHDAETMNLRISRPALIEAFERMGKDITKASHQEMRSLVCAQCHVEYYFNKETAPGANYLTFPWDNGFSAEAMEEYYDNMEFSDWTHALSKAPMLKAQHPGYEIYMTGIHAQRGVSCADCHMPYKSEGGQKFTDHKMQSPLNNIANSCQVCHREEAGTLMANVYERQDKIIENRDKLEELIVRAHVEAKKAWDLGANDEQMTAILQGIRHSQWRWDYAAASHGGSFHSPLETGRVISTAITIAQETRIKLARLLAELGFNEEVPYPDISTKAKAQEFIGLDMDKLKSEKQEFLKTVVPEWDKEAEKREKGYDMTTSLQD
- a CDS encoding PepSY domain-containing protein, which produces MKTKKQNLHWHNVVGYVFALFLLINTFSGMHLRPPLLIAIASKQVGIIPGTHLDSPNPWFDKLRRIHWDAANQRYIFSTTDGFYFAEESLSKKLTLAPSQPPVSVMGCNVLEPLGADFLMVGSFSGMYVWNPQTGMAADFFSGQPYRAPQGMVNPIGANTVAGFVQSNKRSWWFDYSGGAIELNAQNEKSTFSAMPDEIRKAAPMSLWNVALEIHTGRIFEHLVGSFYILFVPLAGICLMLVIISGFFLWWMVFRKKREKRIK
- a CDS encoding PepSY-associated TM helix domain-containing protein codes for the protein MARKRLIKTFKKLHKWPAIVIAFIALLFAASGIVMNHRQLFSGVDVSSNLLPKNYHYKNWNLAAVRGSIHLDDTVLMFGNIGVWKSDDELKTFDDYNQGFPKGIDNRKIYSIVQYKDILFAGTHMGLYKRSDVNDSWQKLEIPVEKKRIADLEIKDNKLLVLTRNYLLESTDGQNFKKIQLPEPVNYERKTGLFNTFWELHSGELFGLAGKLFVDLLGLVTILLSITGLLHFFFPKIIKRRKKRIQEQTGKDHPFPLKGVTGVTNLPEIRLRMLLSTSW
- a CDS encoding class I SAM-dependent methyltransferase, producing the protein MDYININKKLWDNKTDIHYKSDFYDVNAFIKGKDSLNPIELELLGNIEGKKILHLQCHFGQDTISLARHGAQATGVDFSEKAIEKARQLNEQLGTDARFIQSDVYKLSEVLNEKFDIVYTSYGVIGWLPDMKKWATMIEHFLKPGGNWCSWSFIPLFGCLATILNGWSLTIWNRKRL
- the nrfH gene encoding cytochrome c nitrite reductase small subunit, whose product is MLRRLLPPAKWRLPVLIITSIFVGLIIFIFYISKAHSYLSDNPATCTNCHIMAPQYATWNHSSHREVAHCNDCHVPHNNVFNKYYFKAKDGLRHATIFTLRKEPQVIFIHEAGQKVVHNNCIRCHKQQITDPKLASSVHNHTAHMQDRPCWECHREIPHGRVNSLSSVPNARVPLPESPVPDWLESYIKNN